AGTGCCTTCACCAATGCCCATGGGAATCTTGCCGCGGGTCAGATGCTGGCTACTTTCTGAGAGGGGCTCGTAGTAATCGGCTCCCATGAGCAGGGCATCTTGGATGATACAGTTCTCATGGATCCGCTGCCGCAAGCCAATCACAGAATGATGCACCTCACAGTTCTTCAGGATGCATCCCTCACCGATAATGGACTCGGTAACCTGACAGTCTAATAACTTACTGGGAGGCAAATACCGAGAGCGGGTATAAATAGGGGCGTCTTCTTGGTAGAAGCTAAAGGGCGGCTGCGGCTGTTTGGTCAAGGCTAGATTAGAGGTGTAGAAGGCCTCAATGGTACCGATGTCCTCCCAGTAGCCATCAAAAAGATAGGCTTGAATGTTGTAATCCTGAGCCGACGACGGGATAATCTCCTTGCCGAAATCCGTTTGATCGAGATTTTTCCGCAACAGGTCGACCAACACCTGCTTGTTGAACACATAAATACCCATGGAAGCGATGTAGGGCTTTTCTTTCGCTTGTTCTGGCGTTAGCCCCAGGGTAGAGGTGTCCACCTGCATGGTTTTTAAGGCATCGCCCTTGGGTTTTTCATAGAAGTCCACCACCCGGCCAGCGATATCGATTTTCATGAGGCCGAAACTCGAGGCCAGCTTATCGCCGATGGGAACCACTGACAGGGTAATATCGGCCCCAGTATCGCGATGGCGCTCGATAAATAGGCGGTAGTCCATGCGATAGAGGTGATCACCCGAGAGAATAAGATACTCATCCACATCCCAGGCTTCTAGCAACCACAGGTATTTACGGACCGCATCCGCCGTTCCCTGAAACCAGCTGGGGCTTTCGGGCGTCTGTTGAGCGGCCAGCACCTCTACGAATCCGTCCGAGAACTGGGAAAAGCTGTAGGCGCGGGCAATATGGCGATTTAACGAGGCCGAGTTGAACTGCGTCAGGACATAAATTTTAAGAATTTCAGAATTGATGCAATTGCTAACGGGAATATCGA
This portion of the Halomicronema hongdechloris C2206 genome encodes:
- a CDS encoding glucose-1-phosphate adenylyltransferase translates to MKRVLAIILGGGAGTRLYPLTKYRAKPAVSLAGKYRLIDIPVSNCINSEILKIYVLTQFNSASLNRHIARAYSFSQFSDGFVEVLAAQQTPESPSWFQGTADAVRKYLWLLEAWDVDEYLILSGDHLYRMDYRLFIERHRDTGADITLSVVPIGDKLASSFGLMKIDIAGRVVDFYEKPKGDALKTMQVDTSTLGLTPEQAKEKPYIASMGIYVFNKQVLVDLLRKNLDQTDFGKEIIPSSAQDYNIQAYLFDGYWEDIGTIEAFYTSNLALTKQPQPPFSFYQEDAPIYTRSRYLPPSKLLDCQVTESIIGEGCILKNCEVHHSVIGLRQRIHENCIIQDALLMGADYYEPLSESSQHLTRGKIPMGIGEGTVIRKTIVDKNARVGRNVQIINKEDVEEAEREDLGFYIRSGIVVVLKNAVIPDGMVI